The DNA window tgcgtgtgtgtgcggcagCAGGCTGGTCTCATTTCTACATTaactgggaggaggaagagaagtaaaaaaaacagataaacggTGCAAAAGACAAATAATACGAAGGGTCACGACATATCAAATGTACACAACATAAAGTGAATTCTAACAAATAATGAGGCAACAGGAAGAGGACATGAAGAAGAAGTGTGCTGATCCTATAAAACATACCTGTGAAGAAGAGTAATAAAGAGGTCAAATAAAAGGCACctaaagggaggaaaggggacaGGATGCAAGGGAATGAGGGAGGGAACGATAAGGAGGGGAAGAAAGGGAAGGTAGGAGGTGACTAGGGACAGAGGACAGGAAAAAGgagtacctctgagatgtagtacagtggAAGTGTACTTGAAGTACTTAGTAGTACTAGTATATAACAGTGTCTAACACAGTATGTAACACAGTATATAGTGTATAACAGAGTATGTAGCACAGCATATAGTGTATAACAGAGTATGTAACACAGCATATAGTGTATAACAGAGTATATAACACAGCATATAGTGTATAACAGAGTATGTAACACAGCATATAGTGTATAACAGAGTATATAACACAGCATATAGTGTATAACACAGTATGTAACACAGCATGTAGTGTATAACACAgtatctccccctctcttccaGCTACTGGGATAACTTCCACTCCTGCGCCTCCACGGCGCTGGCGGACTGCCAGGAGGGGGCCACGGACCtctgggagaagctgaaaaagGAATCCCGCAACCTGGATTTCCGCGGGAGTTTGTTTGAACTCTGTGGGGGGGGCAACGCGGCCCCCCGATCGACCGAGGCCGGGGCGATGTCATTGCTCCTCAGCGCGCTTCCTGCTGTACTGACTTGGCTGGCGTTTTAACGAAACAACATGTAGACCAACAACAAGGAGGAGAAACGTGAAAAAAtaccaataataaaaacacagaagaggaaaaagaggcgagaaaacacatttaaaaattacagagaaaaaaagaggtcaATAAAAGCTCTCAAGTCTGAAAATCACCAGAAAAATAGACCCCCGAAATGGATTTTTACTACATGTAGCAAtctactggggggggggtcttcaccCCAAAGCTCTCGTCCAATCACACGCCGGCCCGACATGAATTATTCAACGGAAACTATGAAAGTTTGATGGATCTCCCTCCGCTCACCACGGTGTAGCTATACAGTGCTAAAGTCCACCATGAATCATTGATGTAGGGCAGGCGGGGCCGGCGCTCGGCGTCGGGCTGAGCGTGAGGGGAACCCGAGGAGTCAAAATCAATAAGCCGGGGCCCCTTCCAGGCCCGTCGCCTCATTCCCATCCAGGgcaggttgttttgttttattaattgcGCCAAGTGGACTTTGACGGACTAAATGCTTGATATTGATGTAATATTTGTACTCTCATTGGCtgttgccgcccccccccccccccccccccccaaggcccTGCCTGTGCTAAGGCCGCGGTCACACCCGCGTATATCGCAATGACACTTTGAACGGGTCCTCCTGACCCCGCTGACCTCGGCGGACCTTAACAGGTCAATTTGTGGCGTTGACAAGAAAGCTCAATTGCAAAGGCagtgttgacctttgaccccacgcTGCATGGCTTTCGGTCCATTGTGTGCCAGCACACGGCGGGTTCTTAAGTTTCCACTTCTGGTCGCCGCTCCGCTAGCTGCCAGTTCTAGAACCACAAGCAGTCTCTGGTGTGACCGTGGCCTGGTTTCTCCTCACTAGTTCAGAGTTTAGAGCTTTTCATCTAAGAGCAGATATCCACTGATGTTGATTTGCATGAAGTTGGTTCAGACGGTCTCCATTCCATTTCAGGAAATAAGCATGAATTCCCCCAAAAAGCTTTGACTAACTCCTTTACAGGTTCATGAACCTAGCAATGCAAATTTGAAGTTAAATGTCCCCCATGAATCGCCGTCCGATATTATCAAAATGTGGCTTTGTGGTGCCTCTTTGTTTGCTTAGATTGGCCTGTATTTAATTTCAACAGttggttattatttttttagagCAGCGTAATCGGGGGATGAAAGCTAGCTAGCAGGTCAGTTTTGCACTAAAACAGTGGATCCAGCTTAACGTCCTACATCGTGTTAACGGTTAAATAAGATAGCGTTAGCGTAGCTAGCCTCTTGGTTTAGCACCGTCTTCAAGTAGCGGATAATTAGACTTGAGTCTGAGCTTTTctgaagtaaacaaacatttgcGTTTTTTTCTCGGACGTCATGCTCGTTTCCTGACAACTTAAGAAATGAttctgagagagaaagaaaagagctcATTCTA is part of the Gasterosteus aculeatus chromosome 21, fGasAcu3.hap1.1, whole genome shotgun sequence genome and encodes:
- the nrn1a gene encoding neuritin, producing the protein MGDTCSSRCLALFLALHIVSVLQSVLVGAAQCDSVFRGFSDCLLQLGENMASYPQDLDDRENLHQICSYWDNFHSCASTALADCQEGATDLWEKLKKESRNLDFRGSLFELCGGGNAAPRSTEAGAMSLLLSALPAVLTWLAF